Proteins encoded by one window of uncultured Draconibacterium sp.:
- a CDS encoding ankyrin repeat domain-containing protein, whose protein sequence is MKTPTTIENAQLSVLMLSSTQSGDVIKVKEYLKGGADVNFKDENKRTALMFASFNGAKQIVEELLKYNADINLVDINGRSALLFAASGPFPETVKLLLDKGAEIDVQDNEEHFSALMFAAAEGHLENVKILLKYNANAKLKDIDGDGAIDFAQANGHTQVVEYLKTAETN, encoded by the coding sequence ATGAAAACACCGACTACGATCGAGAATGCTCAATTGTCAGTTCTTATGTTGTCATCAACTCAAAGCGGAGATGTCATTAAAGTTAAGGAGTATTTGAAAGGTGGTGCTGATGTAAATTTCAAAGACGAGAACAAGCGAACGGCTTTAATGTTTGCTTCTTTTAACGGTGCGAAACAAATTGTAGAAGAACTTTTAAAGTACAATGCTGATATAAATTTAGTTGATATTAACGGTAGAAGTGCATTGTTGTTTGCGGCCTCCGGGCCATTTCCTGAAACGGTAAAACTGCTTCTTGACAAAGGTGCTGAAATTGATGTTCAGGACAATGAAGAGCATTTTTCGGCTTTAATGTTCGCTGCAGCCGAAGGGCATCTTGAAAATGTTAAGATTCTTTTGAAGTACAATGCGAATGCCAAATTAAAAGATATTGACGGAGATGGAGCAATAGATTTTGCTCAGGCAAATGGACATACTCAGGTTGTTGAATATTTAAAAACTGCTGAAACTAATTAA
- a CDS encoding sulfatase — protein MKNRFVSVFIVLLLITTFLFACSTQQEEQTLQRPNILFIMADDHAFQAISAYGGPLADLAPTPNIDRIADAGMRFNQCMVTNSICGPSRATIFTGKYSHKNGFIDNTMGSKFDFSQNSFPKELQKIGYKTAVIGKLHLGGTPTGFDYSDILPGQGAYYNPTFINKDGQYQMEGYTTEVITDKTINWLQSVKDSTQPFMVMMWHKAPHRAWDPGPNELGMYENTTFPEPESLFDDYETREPASLNYMSIADAMTLDRDLKMSNQPRGGLNEEQLKAWDAVYKPIYEEFKKENPQGKDLVRFKFQRYMRDYLACISAVDKSVGKVLDYLKESDLDKNTIVIYSSDQGFYLGEHGWFDKRWMYKESLNTPLLISWPGNIEPGSVNNDLVSNLDFGETLIDIAGGEVPADMQGKSILPILKGETPDDWRKAHYYHYYEHPSEHNVMRHYGITTSKYKLIHFYYDMDKWELYDLEKDPNEMQNKYDDPAYVTVQAELHKQLEELRTKYEDSDELNDKFIEEYNEKVKENPMIEYWKLTPEQMQKLFAPQAH, from the coding sequence ATGAAAAACAGGTTTGTATCAGTTTTTATTGTTTTGTTATTGATCACTACATTTTTATTTGCTTGTAGTACACAACAGGAAGAACAGACTCTGCAACGCCCCAATATTCTTTTCATTATGGCTGACGACCATGCTTTTCAGGCAATTAGTGCTTATGGAGGGCCGTTAGCTGATTTGGCACCTACGCCGAACATAGATCGAATCGCGGATGCAGGAATGCGCTTTAATCAGTGTATGGTTACCAATTCGATTTGTGGTCCTTCGAGAGCAACCATTTTTACCGGAAAGTACAGCCATAAAAATGGTTTTATCGATAACACCATGGGATCGAAATTCGACTTTAGCCAGAATTCGTTTCCAAAAGAACTGCAGAAAATTGGATATAAAACAGCTGTAATTGGTAAGCTACATCTTGGAGGAACACCAACAGGTTTTGATTATTCTGATATCCTTCCGGGACAGGGGGCATACTACAATCCTACTTTTATAAACAAGGACGGCCAATACCAAATGGAAGGTTACACCACTGAGGTCATCACCGACAAAACCATTAATTGGTTACAATCGGTAAAGGATTCGACACAGCCGTTTATGGTAATGATGTGGCACAAAGCACCTCACCGGGCATGGGATCCCGGGCCAAACGAATTGGGGATGTACGAGAACACTACTTTCCCTGAACCTGAATCACTTTTTGATGATTATGAAACAAGGGAACCTGCATCGTTAAACTACATGAGTATTGCAGATGCCATGACACTCGACCGAGATCTCAAAATGTCAAATCAACCAAGAGGCGGATTGAACGAGGAGCAGTTGAAAGCCTGGGATGCTGTTTATAAACCGATCTACGAAGAATTCAAAAAGGAAAATCCACAGGGTAAAGATTTGGTTCGTTTTAAATTTCAACGTTACATGCGTGATTATCTGGCCTGTATCTCAGCAGTGGATAAAAGTGTAGGCAAAGTATTGGATTATTTGAAAGAAAGTGACCTGGATAAGAATACAATAGTGATTTATTCTTCTGATCAGGGATTTTACCTTGGAGAGCACGGTTGGTTCGATAAACGATGGATGTACAAAGAATCTCTGAATACTCCGTTACTGATAAGTTGGCCGGGTAATATTGAACCCGGTTCAGTAAACAACGATTTGGTTTCAAATCTTGATTTTGGCGAAACATTAATCGATATTGCCGGCGGTGAAGTACCTGCGGATATGCAAGGAAAAAGTATCCTTCCGATCTTAAAAGGCGAAACACCGGATGACTGGCGCAAAGCACATTATTATCATTACTACGAGCATCCGTCGGAGCACAATGTGATGCGTCATTACGGGATTACAACTTCTAAATATAAACTAATCCATTTTTACTACGATATGGATAAATGGGAATTGTATGATCTGGAGAAAGATCCAAACGAGATGCAGAACAAATACGATGATCCGGCTTATGTTACTGTACAGGCTGAACTTCATAAACAACTGGAAGAATTAAGGACAAAATATGAGGACAGTGATGAATTGAATGATAAGTTCATAGAAGAATATAATGAAAAGGTGAAGGAGAATCCAATGATTGAGTATTGGAAACTAACGCCTGAACAGATGCAAAAATTGTTTGCACCACAAGCTCATTAA
- a CDS encoding sulfatase — MNHKTKLILLLLFLVQISFATEKQKQQPNILLFIADDCTFRDLGCYGGINAKTPTIDAFAKEGMQFSRCFQATAMCSPTRTCLYTGLYPVKSGGYPNSTFVKEGTQSIVQYMAPKGYKSALLGKTHISPPEAFPFEYLGDAMVDDLDFELMDKFLSGVKENEDPFCLFVCSHQPHLPYTKGDPSNYDPAKVTLPPYFVDTEETRASFIKYLAEIDYMDDEFKTSLELLDKYGFSENTIVIFTSEQGNSFPFAKWTCYGNGLQSAFLVRWPEVIKPGSNSDAMIEYVDVVPTYLDIAGIEIPDYLEGKSFLPLLKGEKNEHKKYVYGVHTTRGIVNGSEYYGIRTISSADFRYVLNLTPEATFQNNLTVDPVKGVVFNSWQEKGETDEFAESLSYRYQHRPAEELYDLKNDPYEMNNIASNPKYAAIKKDLSDKLHQWMDQQGDKGQQTEMEALEHVLYHR; from the coding sequence ATGAATCACAAGACTAAACTTATCCTTCTTCTTTTATTTCTGGTTCAGATTTCTTTTGCCACAGAAAAACAGAAACAGCAACCTAATATTTTGCTGTTTATTGCTGATGATTGTACTTTCCGCGATTTGGGATGCTATGGAGGCATCAACGCGAAAACACCAACGATTGATGCATTTGCAAAAGAAGGAATGCAGTTTTCTCGTTGTTTTCAGGCTACCGCTATGTGTTCTCCTACGCGAACTTGTTTGTATACAGGCTTGTATCCCGTAAAATCAGGTGGATATCCCAATAGTACGTTTGTTAAAGAAGGAACCCAAAGCATTGTGCAGTACATGGCTCCAAAAGGATACAAATCCGCTCTTCTTGGAAAAACACATATAAGTCCACCGGAAGCATTTCCTTTCGAGTATCTTGGTGATGCCATGGTGGATGATCTTGATTTTGAACTAATGGATAAGTTTCTTTCGGGTGTAAAAGAAAATGAGGATCCTTTTTGCCTTTTCGTGTGCTCACATCAACCTCATTTGCCTTATACCAAAGGTGATCCGTCGAATTACGATCCGGCAAAAGTTACCTTGCCTCCTTATTTTGTTGATACCGAGGAAACAAGGGCTTCTTTTATAAAATACCTTGCTGAAATAGATTATATGGATGACGAGTTTAAAACCAGTCTGGAACTGTTGGATAAATACGGATTTTCAGAAAATACTATCGTCATTTTTACCAGCGAACAGGGAAATAGCTTTCCTTTTGCCAAATGGACCTGCTATGGAAATGGATTGCAGTCTGCATTTTTGGTAAGATGGCCTGAGGTAATAAAACCAGGTTCCAATAGCGATGCGATGATCGAATATGTGGATGTGGTTCCTACCTATCTGGATATTGCCGGGATTGAAATTCCGGATTACCTCGAAGGAAAAAGTTTTCTGCCGTTGTTGAAAGGCGAGAAGAATGAGCATAAAAAGTATGTTTATGGCGTACATACTACACGAGGTATCGTGAACGGATCAGAATATTATGGAATCAGGACAATAAGTTCAGCAGATTTCAGATATGTTTTAAACCTTACGCCCGAAGCAACTTTTCAGAATAATTTAACCGTTGATCCAGTAAAGGGGGTTGTTTTTAATTCGTGGCAAGAAAAAGGGGAAACCGATGAATTTGCAGAATCATTATCATACAGATACCAGCACCGGCCTGCCGAAGAATTATACGATTTAAAAAATGATCCTTACGAAATGAATAATATTGCCAGCAATCCGAAATATGCGGCCATAAAAAAGGATCTTAGCGATAAATTGCACCAATGGATGGATCAACAAGGAGACAAAGGCCAGCAAACCGAAATGGAAGCGCTGGAACATGTTCTCTACCATCGATAG
- a CDS encoding sulfatase-like hydrolase/transferase, producing MRSINKMKQVLMFVITSLIFLNAEAKDKPNIVFILVDDMGYECVGSYGALSYKTPQIDNLASNGIQFENCVSNPLCSPTRLKLMTGLRNFRNYEHFAYIDNDHDTFGNIMRRAGYSTCISGKWQLNGLENKDVIKDWDDKDKPNKLGFDEFCLWQFTLNRQEGERYANPKIDRNGTVLDLPEDAYGPDIFNDFVLDFIDRKKNEPFFIYYPMVLVHDPFVPTPDSKDWIHPDMRYKNDTAYFKDMVAYADKMVGKVVVKLKELDLFDNTIVIFTGDNGTLSSITTKTDHGNIVGGKGTTTDAGTHVPLIISWPEEIEEASHHEGLIEFCDFFPTIADVGSEKTEFNDGISFLSLLKGEKYIDRETAVVHYNPMWAPNVQKNANQFARTLDYKLYQDGKFYYLAEDILEKYPIALNSLTAEQKEVYLKLKAEIDKLPKWDPSIPTKEYFKIPAMYRQNRNNDKD from the coding sequence ATGCGATCAATAAATAAAATGAAACAGGTATTGATGTTTGTAATCACATCATTAATATTTCTGAATGCAGAAGCAAAAGATAAGCCGAATATTGTTTTTATCCTGGTCGATGACATGGGGTACGAATGTGTTGGATCGTATGGTGCTCTCTCGTATAAAACTCCACAAATAGATAACCTGGCGTCAAACGGAATTCAGTTTGAGAATTGTGTGTCCAATCCATTATGCTCCCCTACACGTTTAAAGCTAATGACGGGCTTACGTAATTTCCGTAATTACGAGCATTTTGCTTATATCGATAACGACCACGACACTTTTGGAAATATTATGAGAAGGGCAGGTTACTCAACCTGTATCAGTGGTAAATGGCAGTTAAACGGTCTGGAGAATAAGGATGTTATTAAAGATTGGGATGATAAAGATAAACCTAACAAACTCGGATTCGATGAATTTTGTTTGTGGCAGTTTACTTTAAACCGTCAGGAGGGTGAGAGATATGCCAATCCCAAAATAGATAGAAATGGGACTGTACTTGATTTACCAGAAGATGCTTACGGCCCTGATATTTTCAACGACTTCGTTCTTGATTTTATTGATCGTAAAAAGAACGAGCCATTCTTTATTTACTATCCAATGGTTCTTGTACACGATCCGTTTGTGCCAACACCAGATTCCAAAGACTGGATTCATCCTGACATGAGGTATAAAAATGATACAGCCTATTTTAAAGATATGGTTGCCTATGCCGATAAAATGGTTGGAAAAGTAGTAGTTAAATTGAAAGAATTGGATCTCTTTGATAATACTATCGTAATTTTTACAGGAGATAACGGAACATTATCATCAATCACGACAAAAACAGATCATGGTAATATTGTAGGAGGTAAAGGCACTACCACCGATGCAGGAACACATGTTCCTCTTATTATAAGCTGGCCGGAAGAAATAGAGGAAGCAAGTCATCACGAAGGATTGATTGAGTTTTGCGATTTCTTCCCAACAATAGCTGATGTTGGTTCTGAAAAAACAGAGTTTAACGACGGTATAAGTTTTCTGTCTTTATTAAAAGGGGAGAAATATATCGATCGTGAAACAGCCGTAGTTCATTACAATCCGATGTGGGCACCAAATGTTCAGAAAAACGCCAATCAGTTCGCCAGAACACTGGATTATAAACTTTATCAGGATGGAAAATTTTATTATCTGGCAGAAGATATTTTGGAGAAATATCCAATTGCCCTGAATTCGCTTACAGCAGAACAAAAAGAAGTTTACTTAAAATTGAAAGCAGAGATCGACAAATTGCCCAAATGGGATCCTTCTATTCCGACTAAGGAATATTTTAAAATTCCAGCGATGTATCGCCAAAATAGGAATAATGACAAGGATTGA
- a CDS encoding sulfatase, with amino-acid sequence MKIFSILFILSLILGGCSVEKNTQTRNPNIIIVFFDDMGYGDTEPYGMTGIRTPNINKLSQEGMRFTNFMAGSAVCSASRASLLTGCYSCRVGINGALLPTSRIALNPEEETIASTLKEIGYSTAMLGKWHLGNEAPYFPLSYGFDSFYGIPYSNDIWPVDYDGKPVTDPNNRKGNWPPLKLIDGNEPVDTIADLNDQAKLTTIFTDRAVKIINANAKKENPFFLYLAHPMPHVPIAVSDLHKGSSELGLFGDVISELDWSVGEIEKALKENGIDDNTIVIMTSDNGPWKNFGNHAGSTGGFREGKNTTFDGGNRVPCIIKWPGKIEGGTVNSQLVSNIDILPTLCEITGAQLPEKKIDGINFLPLLLDKQETGKREEFYYYWGFGMANLEAVRYKNWKLVLPHNGLSYYEKPQGKDGYPGEYGMISFPMALYNTAQDPSEDYDLQDQYPEMVEKLLKIADEARLDLGDALTKQKGENVREAAFIDKL; translated from the coding sequence ATGAAGATATTTTCTATACTATTTATACTTAGTCTCATTCTTGGAGGCTGCTCCGTCGAAAAGAATACACAGACAAGAAATCCAAATATCATTATTGTCTTTTTTGATGATATGGGATATGGGGATACTGAACCTTATGGAATGACCGGTATCCGTACACCGAATATAAATAAACTTTCACAGGAAGGAATGCGTTTTACCAATTTTATGGCAGGTAGCGCAGTTTGTTCAGCATCAAGAGCTTCCTTGTTAACCGGATGTTATTCATGTCGTGTTGGTATCAATGGAGCATTGTTACCAACCAGTAGAATTGCATTAAATCCTGAAGAAGAAACCATCGCATCTACATTAAAAGAAATTGGATATTCTACTGCCATGTTAGGAAAATGGCATTTGGGAAATGAAGCTCCATATTTTCCATTAAGCTATGGTTTTGATAGTTTTTATGGTATTCCATATTCAAATGATATTTGGCCAGTTGATTATGATGGTAAACCGGTAACTGATCCAAACAATAGAAAAGGAAATTGGCCTCCATTGAAATTAATTGATGGGAATGAACCAGTAGATACGATTGCAGATTTGAACGATCAGGCGAAATTAACTACGATTTTTACTGATCGAGCTGTAAAGATAATTAATGCCAATGCCAAGAAAGAAAATCCATTCTTCCTTTACTTGGCACATCCGATGCCACATGTCCCAATTGCTGTCTCCGATTTGCATAAAGGAAGTAGCGAACTTGGATTATTCGGTGATGTTATTTCAGAATTGGATTGGTCAGTAGGCGAAATAGAAAAAGCGTTAAAAGAAAATGGTATTGATGACAATACGATTGTGATAATGACTAGCGATAATGGCCCTTGGAAGAATTTTGGTAATCATGCAGGTTCTACAGGCGGATTTCGCGAAGGCAAAAATACAACGTTTGATGGTGGGAACAGAGTCCCATGTATTATAAAATGGCCCGGTAAAATTGAGGGAGGAACTGTAAATAGTCAGCTGGTAAGCAATATCGATATTTTGCCTACTTTATGTGAAATTACAGGAGCTCAACTCCCTGAAAAGAAGATAGACGGGATTAACTTTTTACCCTTGCTTCTCGATAAACAGGAAACAGGTAAACGTGAGGAATTCTACTACTATTGGGGATTTGGCATGGCAAATCTGGAGGCAGTTCGATATAAAAACTGGAAACTTGTTTTACCACATAATGGCCTTTCATACTACGAAAAACCACAAGGGAAAGATGGTTACCCTGGAGAGTATGGTATGATTTCATTTCCGATGGCTCTGTATAATACGGCGCAAGATCCCAGCGAGGATTATGATTTGCAGGATCAATATCCGGAGATGGTGGAGAAGCTATTAAAAATTGCAGATGAAGCACGTCTGGATCTTGGTGATGCACTTACAAAACAGAAAGGCGAAAATGTAAGAGAAGCAGCTTTTATCGATAAGTTGTAA